Proteins co-encoded in one Candidatus Nitrosacidococcus tergens genomic window:
- the can gene encoding carbonate dehydratase, producing the protein MNSEKEVNIDLANELIEKNRLWSQRIQAQDPQFFTRLSHQQTPKYLWIGCSDSRVPANQIVDLDPGEVFVHRNVSNLVLHSDMNCLSTIQFAIDILKVEHIMIVGHYGCGGVLAALKDNRMGLIDNWLRYIGDTMKRHRILIAQTPQEMHHDLLCELNVIEQVINACRTTIVRDAWERGQQLTIHGWCYGLKDGLIYDLGIDVASFNQLEQSYERALANLVK; encoded by the coding sequence ATGAATTCAGAAAAAGAAGTTAATATCGATTTAGCTAATGAACTAATAGAAAAAAATCGCTTGTGGTCTCAACGAATTCAAGCTCAAGATCCACAATTCTTCACTCGTCTGTCTCATCAACAAACCCCAAAATATCTATGGATTGGCTGTTCAGATTCTAGGGTACCAGCAAATCAAATCGTAGATCTAGATCCCGGTGAAGTTTTTGTTCATCGCAATGTATCTAATTTAGTATTGCACTCAGATATGAATTGCCTATCTACAATTCAATTTGCGATAGATATTTTAAAAGTAGAACATATTATGATTGTAGGTCATTATGGTTGTGGAGGAGTCTTAGCTGCATTAAAAGATAATCGAATGGGCTTGATTGATAATTGGCTCCGCTATATTGGGGATACTATGAAGCGGCACCGAATACTAATTGCACAAACGCCGCAAGAAATGCATCATGATCTTTTATGTGAGCTCAATGTCATTGAACAAGTGATTAATGCTTGCCGTACTACAATTGTACGTGATGCTTGGGAGCGAGGCCAGCAGCTTACCATCCATGGCTGGTGCTACGGGCTTAAAGATGGACTGATTTATGATCTTGGCATTGATGTAGCTAGCTTTAACCAGCTAGAGCAATCCTATGAAAGAGCTCTTGCAAATTTAGTTAAATAG
- the purL gene encoding phosphoribosylformylglycinamidine synthase, with amino-acid sequence MLQLYGQTAFSSFRLKKLLAQLQNSVIDITSVEVKYFYYCDITQSLSNQEISQLKQLLEAENFPIFSENQLIVIPRPGTISPWSSKATDIAHLCGLYKVRRLEKGLIYLFQTNNQVDLLLFQLSILSSLIHDRMTEKVFHNTQEISNISQPYEPRSLTTIDILNDGKNALKEANKKMGLALTDDEIDYLIASYQALERNPTDTELMMFAQANSEHCRHKIFNAAWVIRKQPQQRSLFEMIRFTYESYSEGILSAYKDNAAVITGRKVPHFMAGNLGTPNYNYQEEERHLLIKVETHNHPTAISPFAGAATGSGGEIRDEGATGRGGKPKAGLAGFSVSNLHIPDFKQPWEINYGKPSWMASALDIILAAPIGSAAFNNEFGRPNLCGYFRTFEEKISREGDSELRGYHKPIMVAGGIGNIRPTAVQKKSLSAETPLIVIGGPALLIGLGGGSASSLASGEGDESLDFASVQRSNPEMQRRCQEVIDRCTALGNENPILSIHDVGAGGLSNALPELVHDSHKGGEFQLREIPNDEPNLSPLEIWCNEAQERYVLAINPNQLSLFQNICDRERCPWAMVGKTTERNQLIVSDSRFNNNPVNISMDLLFGNPPKMIKDIPQAHAYTLTPLLHHKITLAQAVEKVLRLPTVASKNFLITIGDRSITGLVARDQMVGPWQVPVADCAVTLASYQSTIGEAMSIGERPLIALIDPAASGRMAVGEAITNIASASIKDLNQIKLSANWMASCGDSKEDIALFNTVKAVAMELCPQLGITIPVGKDSLSMGVTWKQEGKDQVMKAPPSLVISAFAPVTNVQKSLTPQLQTDVGDTLLLLIDLGQGKNRLGGTALAQTYNQTTGYVPPDLDDSSLLINFFKIIQYLNDRNLLLAYHDRSDGGLFTTLCEMAFAGHCGIKIDLDALGTDNLLSALFNEELGAVIQIKYKDQDQILTYLHQYGLGNHTYFLGNLSTDNKVRFSFHGQVILEEDRTYYQRIWAETSYHIQRLRDNPDCAQQEFDSLLDQSNPGLNPILTFNPGENASTPYIATGIRPSIAILREQGVNGHIEMAAAFDRAGFTAIDVHMSDILEKRVNLSDFKGLVACGGFSYGDVLGAGRGWANTILMNPLAYDEFATFFTRKDSFALGVCNGCQMFSHLLEIIPGAALWPKFTTNYSGQFEARLITIEVLNSPSLFFQGMENSKIPIVVAHGEGYAQFKDPESMEASIANQNIALRFIDNYGQPTEHYPFNPNGSPQGITGLTNDDGRFTIMMPHPERVFLTDQYSWHPKNWGSDGPWLRMFQNARYWLG; translated from the coding sequence ATGTTGCAATTATACGGCCAAACTGCATTTTCTTCCTTTCGTCTTAAAAAACTCCTAGCTCAGCTACAGAATAGTGTAATAGATATTACTTCAGTAGAAGTAAAATATTTTTATTATTGTGATATTACTCAATCTTTATCTAATCAAGAAATCAGTCAGCTTAAGCAGCTATTAGAAGCTGAAAATTTTCCTATCTTTTCAGAAAACCAACTTATAGTTATCCCACGACCGGGTACAATTTCTCCTTGGTCAAGTAAAGCTACAGATATTGCCCATCTCTGCGGGTTATACAAAGTTAGACGGCTAGAAAAAGGATTGATTTATTTATTTCAAACAAATAATCAAGTTGATCTTTTACTATTTCAACTTAGTATTTTAAGTTCACTCATTCATGATCGGATGACTGAAAAAGTTTTTCATAATACTCAAGAAATATCTAATATATCTCAACCCTACGAGCCAAGATCCTTAACCACAATAGATATTTTAAATGATGGAAAAAATGCCCTTAAAGAGGCAAATAAAAAAATGGGGCTTGCTTTAACAGATGATGAAATAGATTATTTAATTGCAAGCTATCAAGCACTAGAGCGTAACCCTACAGATACTGAGCTGATGATGTTTGCTCAAGCAAATTCTGAGCATTGCCGTCATAAAATTTTTAATGCTGCTTGGGTGATTAGAAAACAACCACAGCAACGCAGTCTATTTGAAATGATTCGCTTTACTTATGAATCTTATTCAGAGGGAATTTTATCAGCTTATAAAGATAATGCAGCAGTAATTACTGGGAGGAAAGTACCTCATTTTATGGCAGGTAATTTAGGAACTCCCAATTATAATTATCAAGAAGAAGAACGTCATTTATTAATTAAAGTAGAAACTCATAATCATCCTACTGCTATTTCTCCTTTTGCTGGAGCCGCTACTGGATCTGGAGGGGAAATTAGAGATGAAGGTGCTACTGGTCGAGGAGGAAAACCTAAAGCAGGCTTGGCTGGGTTTTCTGTTTCCAACTTACATATTCCAGACTTTAAGCAGCCTTGGGAAATAAACTATGGTAAACCTAGCTGGATGGCTTCAGCTCTAGATATTATACTAGCTGCACCTATTGGCTCTGCTGCTTTTAATAATGAATTTGGGCGACCCAATTTATGTGGTTATTTCCGTACTTTTGAGGAAAAAATATCTAGAGAAGGTGATTCAGAGCTTAGAGGCTACCATAAACCGATTATGGTCGCAGGAGGGATAGGCAATATTCGTCCTACTGCAGTACAGAAAAAATCCTTATCGGCTGAGACTCCTTTAATTGTGATTGGAGGTCCGGCATTACTGATAGGTCTAGGGGGAGGGTCAGCATCTAGTTTAGCTTCAGGAGAAGGAGATGAGTCTTTGGACTTTGCCTCTGTTCAGCGGAGTAACCCTGAAATGCAAAGACGTTGCCAAGAAGTAATCGATCGCTGTACTGCGTTAGGTAATGAAAATCCTATCTTATCTATTCATGATGTAGGTGCAGGTGGTCTATCTAATGCTTTACCTGAGCTGGTACACGATAGCCATAAGGGTGGAGAGTTTCAGCTACGAGAAATTCCCAATGATGAACCTAATCTATCTCCATTGGAGATTTGGTGTAATGAAGCACAAGAACGCTATGTGCTAGCTATTAATCCCAATCAACTTAGCTTATTTCAAAATATTTGTGATCGAGAACGTTGCCCTTGGGCAATGGTGGGTAAAACTACCGAGAGGAATCAATTAATTGTCTCTGATTCCCGCTTTAATAATAATCCAGTAAATATTTCCATGGATCTTCTTTTTGGTAACCCACCAAAAATGATTAAAGATATTCCTCAGGCACACGCTTATACACTTACTCCCTTGCTACACCATAAAATTACTTTAGCTCAAGCTGTTGAAAAGGTACTTCGTCTTCCTACGGTTGCCAGTAAAAATTTTTTAATTACGATTGGGGATCGTTCTATTACTGGATTAGTCGCTCGGGATCAAATGGTAGGTCCTTGGCAAGTACCAGTAGCGGATTGTGCAGTTACTTTAGCAAGTTATCAAAGCACTATTGGAGAGGCTATGTCTATAGGAGAGCGACCTTTGATTGCTCTTATAGATCCGGCTGCCTCAGGGCGTATGGCAGTAGGGGAGGCCATTACTAACATTGCAAGTGCATCTATTAAGGATTTAAACCAAATAAAGCTATCTGCAAATTGGATGGCATCCTGTGGGGATTCAAAAGAAGATATTGCCTTATTTAATACGGTAAAAGCGGTAGCTATGGAGCTTTGTCCGCAATTAGGAATCACCATTCCCGTAGGAAAAGATTCTTTATCTATGGGAGTTACCTGGAAACAAGAGGGCAAAGATCAGGTAATGAAAGCTCCCCCTTCCCTAGTTATCAGTGCCTTTGCACCAGTGACTAATGTGCAAAAATCCCTAACTCCTCAATTACAAACAGATGTAGGAGACACTTTATTATTACTTATTGATCTAGGTCAAGGAAAAAACCGCTTGGGTGGTACAGCACTTGCTCAAACGTATAATCAAACAACTGGGTACGTTCCTCCGGATCTAGATGATTCTAGTTTATTGATTAATTTTTTTAAAATTATTCAATATCTTAACGATAGAAATTTGCTCCTTGCTTATCATGATCGCTCCGATGGCGGATTATTTACTACCCTATGTGAAATGGCATTTGCTGGTCATTGTGGTATTAAAATAGATTTAGATGCTTTAGGTACAGATAATTTATTATCTGCTCTTTTTAATGAGGAGCTAGGTGCAGTTATTCAAATTAAGTATAAAGATCAAGATCAGATATTAACTTATCTACACCAATACGGATTAGGAAATCACACCTACTTCTTAGGTAATCTCAGTACAGATAATAAAGTTCGTTTTTCTTTTCATGGCCAAGTAATATTGGAGGAAGACAGAACTTACTATCAAAGAATCTGGGCTGAAACCAGCTATCACATACAAAGACTAAGAGACAATCCTGATTGTGCTCAACAGGAATTCGATTCCCTATTAGATCAAAGTAATCCTGGACTGAATCCAATCTTAACTTTCAATCCAGGGGAAAATGCTTCTACCCCTTATATTGCTACCGGAATACGTCCTTCAATTGCAATTCTAAGAGAACAGGGTGTCAATGGTCACATTGAAATGGCAGCTGCTTTTGATCGTGCAGGGTTTACTGCCATAGATGTACACATGAGTGATATTTTGGAAAAAAGGGTTAATCTTTCTGATTTCAAAGGATTAGTAGCTTGTGGTGGATTTTCCTATGGAGATGTACTCGGTGCAGGTCGAGGTTGGGCTAATACTATTTTGATGAATCCTCTTGCTTATGATGAATTTGCTACTTTTTTTACTAGAAAAGATAGTTTTGCTTTAGGCGTATGCAATGGTTGTCAAATGTTCTCCCATTTACTAGAAATTATTCCGGGTGCTGCATTATGGCCAAAATTCACAACTAATTACTCTGGGCAATTTGAAGCTCGATTGATAACTATAGAAGTGCTAAATTCTCCCTCTTTATTCTTTCAGGGTATGGAAAATTCTAAAATCCCAATTGTGGTTGCCCATGGGGAAGGGTATGCTCAATTTAAAGATCCAGAAAGCATGGAGGCAAGCATAGCCAATCAGAATATAGCCCTCCGATTTATAGATAATTACGGACAACCTACAGAGCATTATCCATTTAACCCGAATGGATCACCACAGGGAATTACAGGGCTGACTAATGATGATGGTCGATTTACCATTATGATGCCTCACCCTGAGCGGGTATTTCTTACCGATCAATATTCTTGGCATCCCAAAAATTGGGGTAGTGATGGACCGTGGTTACGAATGTTTCAAAATGCACGTTATTGGCTGGGCTAG
- the lptF gene encoding LPS export ABC transporter permease LptF, whose protein sequence is MLRIFLIDRYILKELSLNVAASTLILMLIFGGLRFIHFLGKAARGDIPAGTVLSLAGYESLGALVLLLPLAAFLAVILVLGRMGNDGETIALYACGVGRNHLLRVMLIFGVLLAMIVGTISSYLAPLALARGYRIEQQALLAAETTGLVAGDFKKTHSGERIFYAERLSKDQLVMKDIFIQVQQPSQKVIFRAKQGHLETDEENGNKNLILENGYRYDFPTTDNSMRISRFARHGLLVRKGGEREFNIRHKTIPTLKLWAMGAPNDISEVQWRLSMPISTLLLVMFAVPLTRYEPRKGRYSGLVSAIVTYLIYSNTIGIARHWIDKGIVSTVFGLWWVHIVMLILVLISLWPPQPLQQILSWLRSNLPKFNFLGAFQSLFHLLRHISIFQNKK, encoded by the coding sequence ATGCTTAGAATCTTTCTTATCGATCGCTATATCCTTAAAGAATTGAGCCTAAATGTGGCTGCCTCCACCTTAATTTTAATGCTGATCTTTGGTGGTCTTCGTTTTATCCATTTCTTAGGAAAAGCAGCTCGAGGGGATATTCCAGCAGGCACTGTGCTCTCTCTTGCTGGCTATGAATCCTTAGGTGCTCTTGTACTGCTATTACCTTTGGCTGCTTTTTTAGCAGTAATTTTAGTACTAGGCAGGATGGGAAATGATGGAGAAACAATTGCTTTATATGCCTGTGGAGTGGGGCGTAACCATCTTTTACGAGTGATGCTTATTTTCGGGGTATTACTTGCAATGATAGTAGGTACTATTTCTTCATACTTAGCCCCTCTTGCTTTAGCTCGAGGATATCGTATTGAACAACAAGCATTACTTGCTGCAGAAACGACAGGGTTAGTAGCAGGAGACTTTAAAAAAACCCATAGTGGAGAGCGAATATTCTATGCAGAACGATTGAGCAAAGATCAGTTAGTAATGAAAGATATCTTCATTCAGGTACAGCAGCCTAGCCAGAAAGTTATTTTTCGAGCTAAACAAGGGCATCTTGAGACTGATGAAGAAAATGGGAATAAAAACTTAATTTTAGAAAATGGGTATCGCTATGATTTTCCCACGACCGATAATAGTATGCGTATTTCCCGCTTTGCTCGTCACGGGTTATTAGTAAGAAAAGGAGGAGAACGTGAGTTTAACATTCGTCATAAAACTATTCCTACGCTAAAGTTATGGGCAATGGGTGCACCCAATGATATTTCAGAAGTACAGTGGCGTTTATCTATGCCTATTTCGACTTTACTATTGGTGATGTTTGCAGTACCTCTAACACGCTACGAACCTAGAAAAGGACGCTACTCAGGGTTAGTATCTGCAATTGTTACTTATCTTATCTATAGTAATACCATAGGAATAGCAAGGCATTGGATAGATAAAGGGATAGTCTCTACGGTATTTGGTCTGTGGTGGGTGCATATAGTCATGTTGATACTTGTCTTGATCTCCCTTTGGCCGCCCCAGCCTCTACAGCAAATACTAAGTTGGCTACGTAGTAATTTGCCAAAATTTAATTTTTTAGGTGCATTTCAATCTCTATTTCACTTGCTACGCCATATTAGTATTTTTCAAAATAAAAAATGA
- the queA gene encoding tRNA preQ1(34) S-adenosylmethionine ribosyltransferase-isomerase QueA: MQLDDFSYDLPKELIANYPSYQRGQSRLLFLNNRSGKIEDRWFTDLFDLLTERDLLVLNDTKVIPARFLGVKDSGGKIEVVIERILDDHSVLAHIRSNKPLKIGKRLLLEKWIEAIVIEKKDDLFKLHFLNAQPISEMLEISGRIPLPPYIQREVEKIDKDRYQTVYATHLGAIAAPTAGLHFDHILLDRLKSKGVNLGYITLHVGSGTFQPVRAEHITKHQMHSEYIQVSDQVCTQIQNTKKRGGRVIAVGTTTVRALESAAALGTITPYEGETNIFIFPSYKFRCVDGIVTNFHLPKSTLLMLVCAFAGHEQVFSAYQHAIKSRYRFFSYGDAMFIADM, encoded by the coding sequence ATGCAGCTTGATGATTTTTCCTATGATCTTCCAAAAGAGCTTATTGCTAACTATCCATCTTATCAGAGAGGCCAAAGTCGATTGTTATTTTTAAATAATCGATCTGGAAAGATAGAAGATCGTTGGTTTACTGATCTGTTTGATTTGCTTACTGAAAGAGATTTACTCGTTCTTAACGATACCAAAGTCATTCCTGCTCGCTTTCTCGGGGTGAAGGATAGCGGAGGAAAAATTGAAGTAGTTATTGAACGTATTTTAGATGATCATAGTGTACTAGCTCACATTCGTTCCAATAAACCATTAAAAATAGGAAAGCGTTTATTACTGGAAAAATGGATAGAGGCAATCGTTATAGAAAAGAAAGATGATTTGTTTAAATTACATTTTTTGAATGCCCAACCTATTTCTGAAATGCTAGAAATATCAGGGCGTATCCCTCTCCCTCCTTATATTCAAAGAGAAGTAGAGAAAATAGATAAAGATCGTTATCAGACAGTTTATGCTACTCACCTAGGTGCAATTGCTGCACCTACTGCAGGTCTTCATTTTGACCATATCTTATTAGATCGACTTAAAAGTAAAGGAGTTAATCTAGGATATATTACGCTCCATGTTGGTTCGGGCACATTTCAGCCAGTACGAGCAGAGCATATTACGAAACATCAAATGCACTCAGAGTATATTCAGGTTTCAGATCAAGTGTGTACACAAATCCAAAATACTAAAAAACGAGGAGGGCGAGTCATAGCAGTAGGTACCACTACTGTGCGAGCCTTAGAAAGTGCTGCTGCGTTAGGTACCATAACACCTTATGAAGGAGAAACTAATATCTTTATTTTTCCAAGCTATAAGTTTCGCTGTGTAGATGGTATCGTAACTAACTTTCATCTACCTAAAAGTACACTACTTATGCTGGTGTGTGCCTTTGCAGGTCATGAGCAAGTATTTTCTGCTTACCAACATGCAATAAAGAGTCGCTATCGCTTTTTTAGCTACGGTGATGCAATGTTTATTGCCGATATGTAG
- the lptG gene encoding LPS export ABC transporter permease LptG yields MKILDRYLGQAIIHYTFLVLLVLISLHTFISFVTELDDVGHGSYEISHAIKYILYSIPQNIYDLLPVAVLLGSVLGLGNMASQSELIAMRAAGFSIERIIQSALSTGMIFVVMTALIGEIIAPPAERAADKLRSLTKVSVSSEQSREGFWTRTGDTFNRIGQVLASGEYRDIEIFEFDPQHKLRNITQAVRATYHNDGWHLKEVTQRRIFPKRVIINHVPEAIWKSRLNPEILQVVMVDPHEFSVWGLHHYIKYLRENKQATERHQQAFWSKIIAPFNALIMMFLAIPFVFGPLRSVSMGQRVLVGALVGIGFFLFNRLFNQAGLVFGFPLFLSAAFPSFLSLGIGMIMMRRVY; encoded by the coding sequence ATGAAAATATTAGATCGCTATTTAGGGCAAGCCATTATTCACTATACTTTTCTTGTTTTACTTGTACTTATTTCTCTTCATACATTTATATCATTTGTTACTGAGCTTGACGATGTAGGTCATGGATCCTATGAAATTTCCCATGCAATCAAATACATTTTATATTCTATCCCACAGAATATTTATGATTTACTCCCAGTAGCAGTGTTATTAGGTAGCGTCTTAGGACTAGGTAATATGGCATCTCAAAGTGAGTTGATTGCAATGCGAGCTGCTGGATTTTCCATAGAACGAATCATTCAATCGGCCTTATCTACTGGGATGATCTTTGTTGTTATGACTGCACTTATAGGAGAAATCATTGCCCCTCCTGCAGAGCGAGCTGCGGATAAGTTACGATCCCTTACAAAAGTAAGTGTTTCTAGTGAACAAAGTAGAGAAGGGTTTTGGACCCGGACCGGGGATACTTTTAATCGTATTGGTCAGGTATTAGCTAGTGGTGAATATAGAGATATTGAAATTTTCGAATTTGATCCGCAACACAAGCTTAGAAATATTACTCAGGCAGTCCGTGCCACTTATCATAATGATGGCTGGCATTTAAAGGAAGTAACCCAGCGACGTATTTTTCCAAAGAGAGTCATCATCAACCACGTTCCAGAGGCAATTTGGAAATCAAGGTTAAACCCAGAGATATTACAAGTAGTTATGGTTGATCCTCATGAATTCTCTGTGTGGGGATTACATCACTATATCAAATATCTAAGAGAGAATAAGCAAGCCACTGAACGACATCAGCAGGCTTTTTGGAGCAAGATTATTGCTCCTTTTAATGCGCTTATTATGATGTTTTTAGCTATCCCCTTTGTGTTTGGACCTTTACGCTCGGTGAGTATGGGGCAAAGGGTTTTAGTCGGCGCTTTAGTTGGTATTGGTTTTTTTCTCTTTAACCGCCTTTTTAATCAGGCGGGGCTTGTATTTGGATTTCCTTTGTTTTTAAGTGCTGCTTTTCCCTCTTTTTTAAGCTTAGGGATTGGGATGATTATGATGCGTCGGGTTTACTAG
- a CDS encoding ABC transporter ATP-binding protein, with protein MVSDSYPNIPGNLISPFCWRNLLTFIFSYHRSSFFFAQLIALCSALLSAPIPLLMPTLVDEVLLEKEGVVVSTINYISPSQWHSPILYITFITALVLLLRIGSLLLNIWQVRQFTYISKNIIYHMRLKLLTHLQQVSLSEYDTLGSGTVASHFTVDLETVDQFINTTISKFTVALLTIIGVAFILLWINWWLGLFILFMNPLVIYFTVIFSKKVKHWKIKENTAYEVFQNALTETLDSIQQIRAANREKYYVQALINLANDIRNYSTAYTWKNEMSNRLSFLIFLCSVEIFRATAMILVVFSDLSIGQMFAIFSYLWFMMAPVQEIVNIRYAFASATGALTRINKLLTLKNDPYHPCTKDIFIDKKTVSIALKNLCFSYPTSSSQIFNHANLNINAGEKIALIGMSGEGKSTLTQILLGLYYPQSGEVLFDGISIAKIGLEITRNNVAAVLQHPALFNDTVRANLALGRDIPDDQLWQALTIAQLRETIINMDHGLDTLVGRQGTKLSGGQKQRLAIARMVVANPKVVILDEATSALDMETEGKLYQALFKFLSGRTTIIITHRLNIIRQVDKVYMVDNGSIIEVTHFDNLKNSNDLLPSLSVV; from the coding sequence ATGGTATCTGATAGCTATCCTAACATTCCTGGAAATCTAATTTCTCCTTTTTGTTGGCGAAATCTTCTTACTTTTATTTTCTCTTATCATCGATCCTCTTTTTTCTTTGCTCAGCTTATCGCTCTATGTTCTGCTCTTCTCTCAGCTCCTATCCCTCTGCTCATGCCTACCCTGGTTGATGAAGTACTTCTAGAAAAGGAGGGAGTAGTTGTTAGTACGATTAACTATATTTCCCCTTCTCAATGGCATAGTCCTATCCTTTATATTACATTTATTACTGCTCTTGTACTCCTGCTGCGAATAGGCTCTTTACTGCTCAATATATGGCAAGTACGACAGTTTACTTATATTTCTAAAAATATCATTTACCATATGCGTTTAAAGTTATTAACTCATTTACAACAGGTTTCATTAAGTGAGTATGATACCTTGGGCAGTGGTACTGTTGCCTCTCATTTTACTGTTGATTTAGAAACAGTAGATCAATTTATAAATACTACAATTAGTAAGTTTACAGTTGCTCTGCTTACTATTATAGGAGTTGCTTTTATTCTGCTATGGATTAATTGGTGGCTTGGATTATTTATTTTATTTATGAATCCATTAGTAATTTATTTCACCGTAATTTTTAGTAAAAAAGTAAAACACTGGAAGATAAAAGAGAATACTGCTTATGAAGTTTTTCAGAATGCACTTACTGAAACTCTAGATTCTATTCAACAGATTAGAGCAGCTAATCGGGAGAAGTATTATGTCCAAGCATTGATAAATTTAGCTAATGATATACGAAACTACTCTACTGCTTATACATGGAAAAATGAAATGTCTAATCGCTTATCTTTTTTAATTTTTTTATGTAGTGTAGAGATATTTCGAGCAACTGCAATGATTTTAGTTGTATTCTCCGATCTTAGTATTGGGCAAATGTTTGCTATATTTAGTTATTTATGGTTTATGATGGCCCCAGTGCAAGAAATAGTAAATATTCGTTATGCATTTGCCAGTGCTACAGGTGCTTTAACAAGAATTAATAAGCTTTTAACTCTAAAAAATGATCCATATCACCCATGTACTAAAGATATATTTATAGATAAAAAAACAGTTAGTATAGCTTTGAAAAATTTATGTTTTTCATACCCTACTAGTAGTTCTCAAATATTTAATCATGCTAATTTAAACATTAACGCTGGAGAAAAAATCGCTCTTATTGGTATGAGCGGTGAAGGTAAAAGTACGCTTACTCAAATTTTACTAGGGCTATATTATCCCCAATCAGGAGAGGTACTTTTTGATGGAATTTCGATTGCAAAAATTGGTTTGGAGATAACTCGTAATAATGTAGCTGCGGTACTACAACACCCCGCATTATTTAATGATACAGTTCGTGCTAACCTTGCTCTAGGTAGGGATATACCAGATGACCAGCTTTGGCAAGCACTAACTATTGCCCAATTAAGGGAAACTATAATTAATATGGATCATGGGTTAGATACCTTAGTGGGACGACAAGGAACTAAATTATCTGGTGGGCAAAAACAGCGTTTAGCTATTGCACGAATGGTTGTAGCCAACCCTAAAGTAGTGATTTTAGATGAAGCAACTTCTGCTTTAGATATGGAAACAGAAGGAAAGTTATATCAAGCTCTATTTAAGTTTTTAAGTGGACGTACCACGATTATTATTACTCACCGTCTAAATATAATAAGACAAGTAGATAAAGTGTATATGGTTGATAATGGTTCAATTATTGAGGTAACTCACTTTGATAATCTTAAAAATAGCAATGATCTATTACCTAGCTTAAGCGTAGTGTAG
- a CDS encoding RDD family protein: MIKSKNSSNNPLESLMPTPSLLRRFCAITYDSVLLVFMLFILTTFIILPFRQGEGIEAGNILYQVYLISATIIFFSAFWIYRGQTIGMWVWRIRVQQLDGSNITWLQALSRFGLSLISWLLLGIGFWWALFDKESRAWHDRFSKTQLVLLPKPSKPDAS, translated from the coding sequence ATGATAAAATCTAAAAACAGTTCAAACAATCCACTAGAATCCCTTATGCCTACCCCAAGTCTCCTTCGCCGCTTCTGTGCTATTACTTACGATAGTGTATTACTGGTGTTTATGCTTTTTATACTCACCACTTTTATCATTTTACCTTTCAGGCAAGGAGAAGGCATTGAAGCTGGAAATATACTCTATCAAGTATATCTCATATCTGCCACCATCATTTTTTTCAGTGCTTTTTGGATTTATAGAGGACAAACTATAGGAATGTGGGTCTGGCGGATTAGAGTGCAACAATTAGATGGTAGTAATATTACTTGGCTACAAGCTTTATCTCGTTTTGGGTTATCTTTAATTTCTTGGTTACTATTAGGTATCGGATTTTGGTGGGCACTCTTTGACAAAGAGAGTAGAGCTTGGCACGATCGTTTTTCTAAAACCCAGCTTGTTTTATTACCTAAACCTAGTAAACCCGACGCATCATAA
- a CDS encoding Smr/MutS family protein, whose amino-acid sequence MKKNDLLSDSDKALFQEAVEGISPLKQNRISPFKKSLSPIPRQLYQDEMLVFKDMLSDSFQATEIESGEELIYFRPELGKRQLRNLRQGKFSISAELDLHGMNVPTARYELTQFLGHCKKRNIHSMRIIHGKGLGSYHKEPILKNKVNTWLQQRDDVLAFCSARSFDGGTGAVYVLLRRLKHR is encoded by the coding sequence ATGAAAAAAAATGATCTACTCTCTGATTCCGATAAAGCCTTGTTTCAAGAAGCTGTGGAGGGTATTTCTCCACTAAAGCAAAATAGAATTTCTCCCTTTAAAAAATCATTATCCCCTATTCCGCGCCAGCTTTATCAAGATGAAATGTTGGTCTTTAAAGATATGCTCTCTGATTCCTTTCAAGCTACAGAGATAGAATCTGGGGAAGAACTGATTTATTTTCGTCCAGAGTTAGGTAAGCGGCAATTAAGGAACTTACGCCAAGGGAAATTTAGTATTTCTGCCGAACTTGATCTTCATGGAATGAATGTACCTACTGCTCGCTATGAGCTTACTCAATTTTTAGGGCACTGTAAAAAAAGAAATATCCATAGTATGCGGATTATTCATGGCAAAGGGTTAGGCTCTTATCACAAAGAGCCTATACTTAAAAATAAAGTAAATACTTGGTTGCAACAGCGAGATGATGTGCTTGCTTTTTGTTCTGCCCGTTCCTTTGATGGAGGGACAGGTGCGGTTTATGTATTACTTAGACGGTTAAAACATCGCTAA